From the genome of Azospira restricta, one region includes:
- the hisG gene encoding ATP phosphoribosyltransferase: MTGITIALSKGRIFDETLPLLAAAGIVPVENPETSRKLIIGTNRDDVRVVIVRATDVPTYVQYGAADLGVAGKDVLIEHGGEGLYQPLDLNIAKCKMMVAVPEGFDYARAVRQGARLKVASKYIKTAREHFAAKGVHVDLIKLYGSMELAPLAGLADAIVDLVSTGGTLKANKLVAVEEIMPISSRLVVNQAALKLKRETLAPILDAFAGAVKKD; this comes from the coding sequence GTGACCGGCATCACCATCGCCCTTTCCAAGGGCCGCATCTTCGACGAAACGCTGCCGCTGCTGGCGGCGGCCGGCATCGTGCCGGTCGAGAACCCGGAAACCTCGCGCAAGCTGATCATCGGTACCAACCGTGACGACGTGCGCGTCGTCATCGTCCGCGCCACCGACGTGCCGACCTACGTGCAGTACGGCGCGGCCGACCTCGGCGTAGCCGGCAAGGACGTGCTGATCGAGCACGGCGGCGAAGGGCTCTACCAGCCGCTCGACCTGAACATCGCCAAATGCAAGATGATGGTCGCCGTGCCGGAGGGCTTCGACTACGCGCGCGCCGTGCGCCAGGGCGCGCGGCTGAAGGTGGCGAGCAAGTACATCAAGACCGCGCGCGAGCACTTCGCCGCGAAGGGCGTGCATGTCGACCTGATCAAGCTCTACGGCTCGATGGAACTGGCGCCGCTGGCCGGGCTGGCCGACGCCATCGTCGACCTGGTGTCGACCGGCGGTACGCTGAAGGCCAACAAGCTGGTCGCGGTCGAGGAGATCATGCCGATCTCGTCGCGCCTGGTCGTCAACCAGGCCGCGCTGAAGCTGAAGCGCGAGACGCTGGCGCCGATCCTCGACGCCTTCGCCGGCGCAGTAAAGAAGGACTGA
- the murA gene encoding UDP-N-acetylglucosamine 1-carboxyvinyltransferase — protein MDKLIITGGMPLAGEVAVSGAKNAALPILCASLLTAEPLQLTNLPHLNDISTMLRLLAQMGVEVTLDGPAGLVLDAKGLNNPLAPYDLVKTMRASILVLGPLVARCGEARVSLPGGCAIGARPVDQHIKGLQAMGAEVTVEAGYVHAKAKRLKGARICTDMVTVTGTENLMMAAVLADGETIIENAAREPEVVDLANCLVAMGAHISGAGTDVIRIRGVERLSGAAHRIMPDRIETGTYLCAAAATGGEVRLTQTSAAYLDAVVDKLMDAGCDIVTERDAIRLKAPQRLKAVSLRTAPYPAFPTDMQAQFMAINAVADGVATIRETIFENRFMHANELMRLGADIQIEGSNAIVRGVDRLEGATVMATDLRASASLVIAGLVAQGETTIDRIYHLDRGYERIEEKLAKLGARVRRAH, from the coding sequence GTGGATAAGCTGATCATCACCGGCGGCATGCCGCTCGCCGGCGAAGTCGCCGTCTCCGGCGCCAAGAATGCGGCGCTGCCGATCCTCTGCGCATCGCTGCTCACCGCCGAGCCGCTGCAGCTGACCAACCTGCCGCACTTGAACGACATCTCGACGATGCTGCGCCTGCTGGCGCAGATGGGCGTCGAGGTCACGCTCGACGGTCCGGCCGGGCTGGTGCTCGATGCGAAAGGGCTGAACAACCCGCTCGCGCCCTACGACCTGGTGAAGACGATGCGCGCCTCGATCCTCGTCCTCGGCCCGCTCGTCGCCCGCTGCGGCGAAGCGCGCGTGTCGCTGCCCGGCGGCTGCGCGATCGGCGCGCGGCCGGTCGACCAGCACATCAAGGGCCTGCAGGCGATGGGCGCCGAGGTCACCGTCGAGGCCGGCTACGTGCATGCCAAGGCGAAGCGCCTGAAGGGCGCGCGCATCTGCACCGACATGGTCACCGTCACCGGCACCGAGAACCTGATGATGGCCGCCGTGCTCGCCGACGGCGAGACGATCATCGAGAACGCCGCGCGCGAGCCGGAGGTCGTCGACCTCGCCAACTGCCTCGTGGCGATGGGCGCCCACATCTCCGGCGCCGGCACCGACGTGATCCGCATCCGCGGCGTCGAGCGCCTCTCGGGCGCAGCGCACCGCATCATGCCCGACCGCATCGAGACCGGCACCTACCTGTGTGCCGCCGCCGCAACCGGCGGCGAGGTGCGGCTGACGCAGACCTCGGCGGCGTACCTCGATGCCGTCGTCGACAAGCTGATGGATGCCGGTTGCGACATCGTCACCGAGCGCGACGCGATCCGCCTCAAGGCGCCGCAGCGGCTGAAGGCGGTCAGCCTGCGCACCGCGCCGTATCCGGCCTTCCCGACCGACATGCAGGCGCAGTTCATGGCCATCAACGCCGTCGCCGACGGCGTCGCGACGATCCGCGAGACGATCTTCGAGAACCGCTTCATGCACGCCAACGAGCTGATGCGGCTGGGCGCCGACATCCAGATCGAGGGCAGCAACGCCATCGTGCGCGGCGTCGACCGGCTCGAGGGCGCGACGGTGATGGCCACCGACCTGCGCGCCTCGGCCAGCCTGGTCATCGCCGGCCTGGTCGCGCAGGGCGAGACGACGATCGACCGCATCTACCACCTCGATCGCGGCTACGAGCGCATCGAGGAGAAGCTGGCGAAGCTCGGCGCCCGCGTGCGGCGGGCGCACTGA
- a CDS encoding BolA family protein → MMHPETIEALLREGLPCDYLTVEGDGQHFQAVIVSAEFAGKSRVQRQQRVNAVLKGHFDTGVLHALSMRTLTPEEWEAQRG, encoded by the coding sequence ATGATGCACCCCGAAACCATCGAAGCCCTGCTGCGCGAGGGCCTGCCCTGCGATTACCTGACCGTCGAGGGCGACGGCCAACACTTCCAGGCGGTGATCGTCAGCGCCGAATTCGCCGGCAAGAGCCGAGTGCAGCGCCAGCAGCGCGTGAACGCCGTGCTCAAGGGCCATTTCGATACCGGCGTGCTGCACGCATTGTCGATGAGGACGCTGACCCCGGAAGAGTGGGAGGCGCAACGTGGATAA
- a CDS encoding ABC transporter permease: MIGFRTLLWKELLRFWKVSFQTVAAPVVTALLYLLIFSHVLDEHVRVYESVRYTAFLIPGLVMMSVLQNAFANSSSSLIQSKVTGSLVFVLLPPISYLEFFLAYVIAAAIRGVAVGLGVLLVTVWFAPPGFQQPLWILVFALLGGAIMGALGVVAGIWADKFDQLAAFQNFLILPLTMLSGVFYSIHSLPAFWQRVSHFNPVFYMIDGFRYGFFGASDVSPLLSLAVVAGAFVAVSAFSLALLQRGYKLRN, translated from the coding sequence GTGATCGGCTTCCGCACCCTGCTCTGGAAGGAGCTGCTGCGCTTCTGGAAGGTCAGCTTCCAGACCGTCGCCGCGCCGGTGGTGACGGCGTTGCTCTACCTGCTGATCTTCAGCCACGTGCTCGACGAGCACGTGCGGGTCTACGAATCGGTGCGCTACACCGCCTTCCTGATCCCGGGGCTGGTGATGATGTCGGTGCTGCAGAACGCCTTCGCCAACTCGTCGTCGTCGCTGATCCAGTCGAAGGTCACCGGCAGTCTCGTTTTCGTGCTGCTGCCGCCGATCTCCTACCTCGAATTCTTCCTCGCCTACGTGATCGCCGCGGCGATCCGCGGCGTCGCCGTCGGCCTCGGCGTGCTGCTGGTCACCGTCTGGTTCGCGCCGCCCGGCTTCCAGCAGCCGCTGTGGATTCTCGTCTTCGCGCTGCTCGGCGGCGCGATCATGGGTGCGCTCGGCGTCGTCGCCGGCATCTGGGCCGACAAGTTCGACCAGCTCGCCGCCTTCCAGAACTTCCTGATCCTGCCGCTGACGATGCTCTCCGGCGTCTTCTACTCGATCCATTCGCTGCCGGCCTTCTGGCAGCGGGTGTCGCATTTCAACCCCGTGTTCTATATGATCGACGGCTTCCGCTACGGCTTCTTCGGCGCTTCCGACGTCTCGCCGCTGCTCAGTCTGGCCGTCGTCGCCGGCGCCTTCGTCGCCGTCTCCGCTTTTTCCCTCGCGCTGCTGCAGCGCGGCTACAAACTCAGGAACTGA
- a CDS encoding ABC transporter ATP-binding protein, with product MGVAVSIQQVEKRFGALQALAGISLEIAEGEFFGLLGPNGAGKTTLISCLAGLARPDAGRLAVLGRDVVADYREARRLLGVVPQELVFDPFFTVRETLRIQSGYFGLRDNDAWIDEILANLDLADKADTNMRRLSGGMKRRVLVAQALVHKPPVIVLDEPTAGVDVELRQGLWQFIRRLNGEGHTIILTTHYLEEAEALCGRIAMLQQGRVVALDSTENLLREFSAHALSLRLAGGAALPAALAGMASAQADGSWLLSLPDFAAVERVLASLREAGIAIEDMRLTPPDLEEAFVRVMQRGRVS from the coding sequence ATGGGCGTTGCCGTTTCCATTCAGCAGGTCGAGAAGCGCTTCGGTGCGCTGCAGGCGCTCGCCGGCATCTCGCTGGAGATCGCCGAAGGCGAGTTCTTCGGTCTGCTCGGACCGAACGGCGCCGGCAAGACGACGCTGATCTCCTGCCTCGCCGGCCTCGCCCGGCCGGACGCCGGCCGCCTCGCCGTGCTCGGCCGCGACGTCGTCGCCGACTACCGCGAAGCGCGGCGGCTGCTCGGCGTCGTGCCGCAGGAGCTGGTCTTCGACCCCTTCTTCACGGTGCGCGAGACGTTGCGCATCCAGTCCGGTTACTTCGGCCTGCGCGACAACGACGCGTGGATCGACGAGATCCTCGCCAACCTCGACCTCGCCGACAAGGCCGACACCAACATGCGGCGGCTGTCCGGCGGCATGAAGCGGCGCGTGCTGGTGGCGCAGGCGCTGGTGCACAAGCCGCCGGTGATCGTCCTCGACGAGCCGACCGCCGGCGTCGACGTCGAGCTGCGGCAGGGGCTGTGGCAGTTCATCCGCCGGCTGAACGGCGAGGGCCACACGATCATCCTGACCACGCACTATCTGGAAGAGGCGGAAGCGTTGTGCGGCCGCATCGCGATGCTGCAGCAGGGGCGGGTCGTCGCGCTCGATTCGACCGAGAACCTGCTGCGCGAATTCTCCGCCCACGCGCTGAGCCTGCGGCTCGCCGGCGGCGCCGCGTTGCCGGCGGCGCTGGCCGGCATGGCCAGCGCCCAGGCGGACGGCAGCTGGCTGCTCAGTCTGCCCGACTTTGCTGCGGTCGAACGGGTGCTCGCATCCCTCCGTGAGGCCGGCATCGCGATCGAGGACATGCGGCTGACGCCGCCGGACCTGGAAGAGGCCTTCGTCCGCGTCATGCAGCGGGGGAGGGTGTCGTGA
- a CDS encoding STAS domain-containing protein, with protein sequence MLERSGSCLKITAPMLYAGAASLLAAGRAALTDEVREIDLSAIGDADADSSALAVLFAWLRDARRQNAELRITHPPAGLMSLAALYGVDEFLPLA encoded by the coding sequence ATGCTCGAACGCTCCGGGTCCTGTCTGAAAATCACCGCGCCGATGCTGTACGCCGGCGCGGCGTCGCTTCTGGCGGCCGGCCGCGCGGCGCTGACCGACGAGGTCCGCGAGATCGACCTGTCGGCGATCGGCGACGCCGATGCCGATTCGTCGGCGCTCGCCGTGCTCTTCGCCTGGCTGCGCGACGCCAGGCGGCAGAATGCCGAGCTGCGCATCACCCATCCGCCCGCCGGGCTGATGAGCCTCGCGGCGCTCTACGGCGTCGATGAATTCCTGCCGCTCGCCTGA
- a CDS encoding MlaC/ttg2D family ABC transporter substrate-binding protein has translation MKQLFSLFAGLFLLCGNAFSSEETPDALVKRVTDEVLTIVRADKDIQGGSTKKAIELVEAKVLPHFNFTRMTALAVGKDWNKANPEQKKRLAEEFRTLLVRTYSNALTAYKNQTVVYKPLKMQPGETDVLVRTEIRQPGQQPVLLDYGLEKQDSAWKVYDVVVAGISLVTNYRETFAQEVRAGGIDGLIASIAAKNKQIAEKAEKKS, from the coding sequence ATGAAGCAGCTGTTTTCCCTGTTCGCAGGGTTGTTCCTCCTCTGCGGCAACGCATTTTCCAGTGAAGAAACGCCGGATGCCCTGGTCAAGCGGGTCACCGACGAGGTGTTGACCATCGTCCGCGCCGACAAGGACATCCAGGGCGGCAGCACGAAGAAGGCGATCGAGCTGGTCGAAGCCAAGGTGCTGCCGCACTTCAACTTCACCCGGATGACCGCGCTGGCGGTCGGCAAGGACTGGAACAAGGCCAATCCCGAGCAGAAGAAGCGCCTCGCCGAGGAATTCCGCACGCTGCTGGTGCGCACCTACTCGAACGCGCTGACCGCCTACAAGAACCAGACCGTCGTCTACAAGCCGCTGAAGATGCAGCCCGGCGAGACCGACGTGCTGGTGCGCACCGAGATCCGCCAGCCGGGCCAGCAGCCGGTGCTGCTCGACTACGGGCTGGAGAAGCAGGACAGCGCGTGGAAGGTGTACGACGTCGTCGTCGCCGGCATCAGCCTGGTCACCAACTACCGCGAGACCTTCGCCCAGGAAGTGCGCGCCGGCGGCATCGACGGCCTGATCGCGTCGATCGCGGCGAAGAACAAGCAGATCGCGGAGAAGGCCGAGAAGAAGTCCTGA
- a CDS encoding VacJ family lipoprotein, producing MKKTLVKSVVSLAVGAVLSGSVVAADNPKDPAEGFNRAMFAVNEGLDTAVAKPLAKGYDYVAPLPVKAVVGNFFSNIADVMIGVNNLLQGKPGQAFNDWGRVLVNTTVGIGGAFDVASEMGLDKHYEDFGQTMGSWGVDEGAYLFWPIIGPRTVRDTAGFVVDSYADPVWYVEPIAVRNSFVGLRYVDQRAALLPTDKIIEEGALDKYAYIRDAYLQHRRNAVYDGNPPRELEVPDGKAPVELKSSPEKPAGR from the coding sequence GTGAAGAAGACACTCGTGAAGTCGGTCGTTTCGCTCGCAGTCGGCGCCGTCCTGTCCGGCAGCGTGGTCGCTGCGGACAATCCGAAGGATCCGGCGGAAGGCTTCAACCGCGCGATGTTCGCGGTCAACGAGGGTCTCGACACGGCGGTTGCCAAGCCGCTTGCCAAGGGTTATGACTATGTCGCGCCGCTGCCGGTGAAGGCCGTGGTCGGCAACTTCTTCAGCAATATCGCCGACGTGATGATCGGCGTGAACAACCTGCTGCAGGGCAAGCCCGGCCAAGCCTTCAACGACTGGGGCCGGGTGCTGGTGAACACCACCGTCGGTATCGGCGGCGCCTTCGACGTCGCCAGCGAGATGGGGCTCGACAAGCACTACGAGGACTTCGGCCAGACCATGGGCAGCTGGGGTGTCGACGAGGGCGCCTACCTGTTCTGGCCGATCATCGGGCCGCGCACGGTGCGCGACACCGCCGGCTTCGTCGTCGACTCCTACGCCGACCCGGTGTGGTACGTCGAACCGATCGCCGTGCGCAACAGCTTCGTCGGCCTGCGCTACGTCGACCAGCGCGCCGCATTGCTGCCGACCGACAAGATCATCGAGGAAGGCGCGCTCGACAAGTACGCCTATATCCGCGATGCTTACCTGCAGCACCGCCGCAACGCGGTGTACGACGGCAATCCGCCGCGCGAACTGGAAGTGCCCGACGGCAAGGCGCCGGTCGAGCTGAAGTCGAGCCCGGAGAAGCCTGCGGGCCGCTAA
- the mlaD gene encoding outer membrane lipid asymmetry maintenance protein MlaD produces MNRTVLDLWVGFFVAIGMAALLFLALKVGNLSSANFAETYVLQAKFDNIGGLKVRGPVKSAGVVVGRVANIQFDPATYEAVVTMNVDTRYRFPKDTFASILTSGLLGEQYIGLDVGGDEKMLKAGDTIAKTQSAVVLEKLISQFLFNKASEGPEQK; encoded by the coding sequence ATGAATCGGACGGTACTCGACCTGTGGGTCGGCTTCTTTGTTGCCATCGGCATGGCGGCGCTGTTGTTCCTGGCGCTCAAGGTGGGCAATCTGTCCTCCGCCAATTTCGCGGAAACCTATGTATTGCAAGCGAAATTTGATAATATCGGCGGCCTCAAAGTGCGCGGGCCGGTGAAAAGCGCCGGCGTCGTCGTCGGACGTGTTGCAAACATACAATTCGACCCGGCGACCTATGAGGCGGTCGTTACGATGAACGTTGACACCCGCTACCGCTTCCCGAAAGATACCTTCGCGTCGATCCTGACCTCCGGCCTGCTCGGCGAGCAGTACATCGGCCTCGATGTCGGCGGCGACGAAAAGATGCTGAAGGCCGGCGACACGATTGCCAAGACGCAGTCGGCCGTCGTGCTGGAGAAGCTGATCAGCCAGTTCCTATTCAACAAGGCCTCCGAAGGGCCGGAACAGAAGTGA
- the mlaE gene encoding lipid asymmetry maintenance ABC transporter permease subunit MlaE: MDKLHTLLVGLGSRVTDRIWRLGFAMRFFVMLLVYSGQTFLRPRLLLREIWFCGVLSLIIILVSGLFVGLVLGLQGYDTLQRYGSSEALGILVALSLVRELGPVVAGLLFASRAGSAVTAEIGLMKATEQLKAMDMMAVNPLARVAAPRFWGGVISMPLLAALFSMMGVFGGYLIGVVFIGVDEGAFWSQMQSAVDFREDVLNGVIKSFVFGVAVSLIAVFEGYDSIPTAEGVSRAITRTVVTSALAILALDFVLTSFMFRSL; the protein is encoded by the coding sequence GTGGATAAGCTGCACACGCTCCTCGTCGGCCTCGGTTCGCGCGTCACCGACCGCATCTGGCGGCTCGGCTTCGCGATGCGCTTCTTTGTCATGCTGCTCGTCTACTCCGGGCAGACCTTCCTGCGCCCGCGCCTGCTGCTGCGCGAGATCTGGTTCTGCGGCGTGCTGTCGCTGATCATCATCCTCGTCTCCGGCCTCTTCGTCGGCCTGGTGCTCGGCCTGCAGGGCTACGACACGCTGCAGCGCTACGGCTCGTCCGAGGCCCTCGGCATTCTCGTCGCGCTGTCGCTGGTCCGGGAACTCGGGCCGGTGGTTGCGGGTCTGTTGTTTGCGTCGCGCGCCGGTTCGGCGGTGACCGCCGAAATCGGCCTGATGAAGGCCACCGAGCAGCTGAAGGCGATGGACATGATGGCGGTCAATCCGCTCGCCCGCGTCGCCGCGCCGCGCTTCTGGGGCGGCGTCATCTCGATGCCGCTGCTGGCGGCGCTGTTCTCGATGATGGGCGTCTTCGGCGGCTACCTGATCGGCGTCGTCTTCATCGGCGTCGACGAAGGCGCCTTCTGGTCGCAGATGCAGTCCGCGGTCGATTTCCGCGAGGACGTGCTGAACGGCGTCATCAAGAGTTTCGTTTTCGGCGTCGCGGTTTCGCTGATCGCCGTCTTCGAGGGCTACGATTCGATTCCGACGGCGGAGGGCGTTTCCCGCGCCATCACCCGCACCGTCGTGACCTCGGCGCTGGCCATTCTTGCCCTGGACTTCGTCCTCACCTCATTCATGTTCCGGAGCCTCTGA
- a CDS encoding ABC transporter ATP-binding protein, translating into MSTDSLVKISDLNFSYDNRAILKGINMEFPRGKVVAIMGGSGCGKTTLLRLIGGQLRPSSGSVTVNGRVVHEMKHDELYQMRRRMGMLFQFGALFTDISVYDNVAFQMREHTDLPEELIRDLVMMKLNAVGLRGAHALMPNELSGGMARRVALARAIALDPMLMMYDEPFTGLDPLSLGVIGQLIRKLNDALGATSVMVTHDIQESMLIVDYIYFMSDGRVVAEGTPDELRATKDPFVHQFLYAEADGPVPFHYPAGDFAADLLRAGARG; encoded by the coding sequence GTGTCGACCGACAGCCTGGTCAAGATCAGCGATCTGAACTTCTCCTATGACAATCGCGCCATCCTCAAGGGAATCAACATGGAATTCCCGCGCGGGAAGGTGGTTGCGATCATGGGCGGTTCGGGTTGCGGCAAGACGACGCTGCTGCGCCTGATCGGCGGGCAGCTGCGGCCGTCGTCCGGCTCGGTCACCGTGAACGGCCGCGTCGTGCACGAGATGAAGCACGACGAGCTGTACCAGATGCGCCGCCGGATGGGCATGCTGTTCCAGTTCGGCGCGCTGTTCACCGACATCTCGGTCTACGACAACGTCGCCTTCCAGATGCGCGAGCACACCGACCTGCCGGAAGAGCTGATCCGCGACCTGGTGATGATGAAGCTCAACGCCGTCGGCCTGCGCGGTGCGCACGCGTTGATGCCGAACGAACTGTCCGGCGGCATGGCCCGCCGCGTCGCGCTGGCGCGCGCGATCGCGCTCGATCCGATGCTGATGATGTACGACGAGCCGTTCACCGGCCTCGACCCGCTCTCGCTCGGGGTCATCGGCCAGCTGATCCGCAAGCTCAACGACGCGCTCGGCGCGACCTCGGTGATGGTCACGCACGACATCCAGGAGTCGATGCTGATCGTCGACTACATCTACTTCATGTCCGACGGCCGCGTCGTCGCCGAAGGCACGCCGGACGAGCTGCGCGCCACCAAGGATCCCTTCGTGCACCAGTTCCTCTATGCGGAGGCCGATGGCCCGGTGCCCTTCCACTATCCGGCTGGCGACTTCGCCGCGGATCTGCTGAGGGCCGGTGCCCGTGGATAA
- a CDS encoding type II secretion system protein GspD, producing the protein MPTRPLNACLLALLLAACASPTIREPSPAHLRAEAAPPVGQPLPQPVTRSLTPPRPKPAAPTETYSVVVNNVPVHDLLFALARDARINVDIHPGIGGNVTLNAIDQTLPQLLARIARHVDMRFEIDGPNLVVMPDTPFLRNYPVDYVNMSRDTAGSVTVNTQLVGVAAGGIGAPTIGAGSNNSTTKVDNKAQHRFWETLIQNVKDLLRETDKVLPEGSSETVVEQAGTQTTSGTGAPPATAGPRAGQAAPGLAGSPNPATLQAAGTTLVRRTTFREAAAVIAHPESGILAVRATSRQHEKIREFLDQVLASARRQVMIEATIVEVQLSNNYQQGIDWGRLPLSTGLGFALQSKTFDSTQGLFTAQYKNDRFSSAIRLLDDFGTTKVLSSPKISVVNNQSAVLKVVDNEVYFTIKADTTQNQTTTVTTYTTTLHQVPVGFVMNVTPQISDADTVLLNVRPSVSRIVGTVQDPNPALRKSAANNFADDIKSEIPIIRMREMESILRVQNGNIAVMGGLMEDQLQNRDQSVPGAGRIPLVGELFTQRDDAARKTELVVFLRPTIIRDPSVAGDFSGLREHLPKSDFFTRIPDPQTPGDKVDAPGSGR; encoded by the coding sequence ATGCCGACACGCCCACTGAACGCCTGCCTTCTCGCGCTGCTGCTCGCCGCCTGCGCCTCGCCGACGATCAGGGAGCCGTCGCCCGCGCACCTGCGCGCCGAAGCGGCGCCGCCGGTGGGACAGCCGCTGCCGCAGCCGGTCACCCGGTCGCTGACGCCGCCGCGCCCAAAACCCGCCGCACCGACCGAGACCTACAGCGTCGTCGTCAACAACGTGCCGGTGCACGACCTGCTGTTCGCGCTGGCCCGGGACGCCCGGATCAACGTCGACATCCACCCCGGGATCGGCGGCAACGTCACCCTCAACGCGATCGACCAGACCCTGCCGCAATTGCTCGCCCGCATCGCCCGGCACGTGGATATGCGCTTCGAGATCGACGGCCCGAACCTGGTCGTGATGCCGGACACACCCTTCCTCCGCAACTACCCGGTCGATTATGTGAACATGAGCCGGGACACCGCCGGCAGTGTCACCGTCAACACCCAGCTCGTCGGCGTCGCCGCCGGCGGCATCGGCGCACCGACGATCGGCGCCGGGTCGAACAACTCGACGACCAAGGTCGACAACAAGGCGCAGCACCGCTTCTGGGAGACGCTGATCCAGAACGTGAAGGACCTCCTGCGCGAGACCGACAAGGTCCTGCCCGAGGGGTCCAGCGAAACCGTCGTCGAGCAGGCCGGCACCCAGACCACCAGCGGCACCGGTGCCCCGCCGGCGACCGCCGGGCCGCGCGCCGGGCAGGCGGCGCCGGGACTGGCCGGCAGCCCGAACCCGGCGACGCTGCAGGCCGCTGGCACCACCCTGGTCCGCCGCACGACCTTCCGCGAGGCCGCCGCGGTGATCGCCCATCCGGAGAGCGGCATCCTCGCCGTCCGTGCCACCTCGCGGCAGCACGAGAAGATCAGGGAATTCCTCGACCAGGTGCTGGCCAGCGCCCGGCGCCAGGTCATGATCGAAGCGACGATCGTCGAAGTGCAGCTGTCGAACAACTACCAGCAGGGGATCGACTGGGGCCGGCTGCCGCTGTCCACGGGACTGGGCTTCGCCCTGCAGTCGAAGACCTTCGACAGCACGCAGGGACTGTTCACCGCCCAGTACAAGAACGACCGCTTCAGCAGCGCCATCCGGCTGCTCGACGACTTCGGCACGACCAAGGTCCTCTCCAGCCCGAAGATTTCGGTCGTGAACAACCAGAGCGCCGTGCTCAAGGTGGTGGACAACGAGGTCTATTTCACGATCAAGGCCGACACCACGCAGAACCAGACGACTACGGTGACCACCTACACGACGACGCTGCACCAGGTGCCGGTCGGCTTCGTCATGAACGTGACCCCGCAGATCAGCGACGCCGACACCGTCCTGCTCAACGTGCGACCCAGCGTCTCGCGCATCGTCGGCACCGTCCAGGACCCGAACCCGGCCCTCCGCAAGTCCGCAGCCAACAACTTCGCCGACGACATCAAGAGCGAAATCCCGATCATCCGCATGCGCGAGATGGAATCGATCCTGCGCGTGCAGAACGGCAACATCGCGGTGATGGGCGGGCTGATGGAGGACCAGCTGCAGAACCGGGACCAGTCGGTGCCCGGTGCCGGACGCATCCCGCTCGTCGGCGAGCTGTTCACCCAGCGCGACGACGCCGCACGCAAGACCGAACTGGTCGTCTTCCTGCGTCCGACGATCATCCGCGACCCGAGCGTCGCCGGCGACTTTTCCGGCCTGCGCGAGCACCTGCCGAAGAGCGATTTCTTCACTCGCATCCCCGACCCGCAGACGCCGGGCGACAAGGTCGATGCCCCCGGGAGCGGCCGGTGA
- a CDS encoding tetratricopeptide repeat protein, which produces MSRLLDALEKAEGASPPPPTAAAANEAAREAATPRLIELAARLDATDAALAAAAATGQEAREPRPATLHDDARRTSRRIGIAAGLVVVAIGSGFWWLAPTPRGALAAAAPPPAAAALSLPASPVTPATAPIVEAAPPPPRVGAGAVPRAAAPAPAQAAAGATAAADTPLRLSRSRPRVAPALARAYEQLLADDVEGAETAYGEALRDDPRSVDALLGMASIALHRELPQAAEEWFLQALAADPKNVDAQAGLLNLRGAADPSAAESRLKSLLAAQPETATLHFALGNLYAGQQRWAEAQQAYFSAYAADGTNPDYLFNLAASLDHLHLPQLALGYYRAALAAGAGRRAAFDAARVRARIAEIAP; this is translated from the coding sequence GTGAGCCGCCTGCTCGACGCGCTGGAGAAGGCCGAGGGGGCGAGCCCGCCCCCGCCGACGGCCGCCGCGGCGAACGAAGCGGCGCGGGAAGCAGCCACCCCGCGCCTGATCGAACTGGCCGCCCGCCTCGACGCAACCGACGCCGCCCTGGCGGCGGCCGCCGCCACCGGCCAGGAAGCCCGCGAACCGCGGCCGGCGACGTTGCATGACGATGCCCGGCGCACGTCGCGGCGGATCGGGATCGCCGCCGGCCTCGTCGTTGTGGCCATCGGCAGCGGCTTCTGGTGGCTGGCGCCGACGCCCCGCGGCGCACTGGCGGCCGCGGCCCCGCCACCAGCTGCCGCCGCACTGTCCCTGCCCGCGTCGCCGGTAACGCCGGCGACAGCCCCGATCGTGGAGGCGGCCCCGCCGCCGCCCCGCGTCGGTGCCGGGGCGGTGCCACGCGCAGCCGCCCCAGCGCCGGCGCAAGCCGCGGCAGGCGCGACGGCCGCCGCCGACACCCCGCTACGCCTCAGTCGCAGCCGGCCGCGCGTCGCCCCGGCCCTGGCCCGGGCTTACGAACAGCTGCTCGCGGACGACGTCGAAGGCGCCGAAACGGCCTACGGCGAAGCGCTGCGCGACGACCCGCGGAGCGTCGACGCGCTGCTCGGCATGGCCAGCATCGCGCTGCACCGGGAGTTGCCGCAGGCTGCCGAGGAGTGGTTCCTGCAGGCGCTGGCCGCCGACCCGAAGAACGTCGACGCGCAGGCCGGGCTGCTCAACCTGCGCGGCGCGGCCGACCCGAGCGCCGCCGAAAGCCGGCTGAAAAGCCTGCTCGCCGCGCAGCCGGAAACGGCGACGCTGCACTTCGCGCTCGGCAACCTATACGCCGGCCAGCAGCGCTGGGCCGAGGCGCAACAGGCCTACTTCAGCGCCTATGCCGCCGACGGCACGAACCCCGACTACCTGTTCAACCTCGCCGCCAGCCTCGACCATCTGCACCTGCCGCAGCTGGCGCTCGGCTACTACCGGGCGGCGCTGGCCGCCGGCGCCGGACGCCGGGCCGCATTCGACGCGGCACGCGTGCGCGCGCGGATCGCCGAGATCGCGCCGTGA